TCGCTCGAGGTCACTATGTGTTTGCTCAAGCGAACTCACTTGCGGTTGCCGTAATCAACGATGAAATCGCTCTGACCGCTTCAGCCGATATCCGTTTTGTACGCACAGTTCAGCTAGGTGAGAAGTGTATTGCCAAAGCACAGGTGCGGTCACTCGCTGGTAGGGGTGGCAAAGCGGAGGTGGATGTATTCACTTATGTCGGAGAAGAATTAGTGTTTCAGGGCCATTTTATAGTGTATCGGTCCGCAAATGATGAACACAGTGAAGGGGGTAACCATAGTGCTGATCGCCATTGATGCCATGGGCGGGGACAACGCTCCTGAATGTAATGTCGAGGGGGCGTTGTCCGCGGCCGCGGAATGGAAAGATACGCAGATTGTGCTCGTTGGTGACGAAGCCAGATTAGAGCCACTGCTGAGGGACAAACCGTCCAATCTGACAATACGTCATGCAGGAGATGTCATTGGTTCTGATGAAGAGCCAGTTAAGGCGGTTCGTCGTAAAAAAGATTCATCCATGGTTGTAGCTGGAAGAATGGTCCGCGAAGGTGAAGCAGATGCTATGATTTCGTCAGGCAACACGGGTGCGTTAATGACTACAGGACTCCTCGTAGTTGGCCGGATGCAGGGGATTGAACGTCCTGCTCTGGCGCCTATGATTCCGACGCTGGACGATGTTGGCGTATTGGCGCTTGATCTTGGTGCCAACATGGATGCGAAGCCTGAACATCTGGTGCAATATGCACTGATGGGAACCATTTATCGAAACAAAGTGCATGGTATTGCTAAGCCGAGAGTCGGACTTCTGAATGTAGGAACAGAGCCTGGAAAGGGCAATGAACTGACAAAAGTAGCCTATCCACTGCTTGAGAACTTGCCAGGCATTCATTTTATCGGTAATGTTGAGGCACGTGACGTGCTTACAGGGAACTGTGATGTGCTTGTCTGCGATGGATTTGCCGGTAACATTTTACTGAAGTCACTAGAGGGTACGGCGGGTGCATTGTTCTCTTTGCTGAAGGAGCAATTTAGTCGTTCTCTGAAAACTAAGCTTGGCGCGGCTATGCTGATGCCAGAGCTTAGAGCTCTAAAAGGTAAAATGGACTACAAAGAGCACGGTGGTGCACCTCTGCTCGGTCTTAGCGGATTGGTAGTGAAAGGGCACGGATCTTCAGATGGAAATGCGGTTAAAAATGCGGTAAGACAAGCGCGGATTGCTCTGCAAGCTGAGCTTGTGCCAAGTATATCCAAGGAAATTAGCGGGAAGTGAGTGACGAGATGAGACAGTTGCGACCGGTTGGGATTATAGGAACTGGGAAATATGTACCTGAGAAAATATTGACAAATAGTGATCTGGAAAAAATAGTGGAGACTAACGATGAATGGATCGTCAGTCGGACAGGCATCCGTGAAAGACATATTGCTGCGCCTCATGAGGCAACTTCTGATCTAGCGTATGAAGCAGCCCTAAAGGCACTTGATTCCGCGGGAATGAAAGCCGAAGATTTGGATCTTATCATTATTGCAACAGTAACACCTGACAGTGCCTTTCCTTCTACAGCCTGCATTTTGCAGGATAAACTGGGTGCTAAAGGTGCTGCGGCGTTTGACTTGTCGGCTGCCTGCTCTGGTTTTGTATACAGCTTAGCGACAGCGGTTGGATTTATTCAGAACGGAATGTACAATAATGCACTTATTATAGGTGCGGATACTTTGTCCCGCATCACAGATTATACGGATCGTAATACTTGTGTCTTGTTCGGTGATGGAGCAGGTGCAGTTATCATTGGTGAGGTTCCAGAAGGTCGTGGTTTCCAATCCTTTGATCTAGGTGCTGAAGGCTCTGGAGGGAACTTGCTTAAGTTAGAAGCCGGCGGTTCACGCTTGCCTGCATCTCAGCAAACCGTTGAAGATAAGAAACATTTCATTTATATGAATGGCCGTGAAGTCTTTAAGTTTGCAGTTCGTGTGATGGGCTCAGCTACAGAACGTGTGCTTACTAAAGCTGGTCTGGGTAAAGAAGATATTGATTTGTTCGTACCGCATCAAGCGAATATTCGTATCATTCAATCCGCTATGCAGCGTCTTGATTTGCCACCAGAGAAATGTGTGATCAATGTTGATAAGTATGCCAATACTTCGGCTGCCTCTATTCCGTTAGCTCTTGTTGAAGCTGCGGAAGAAGGACGTATGAAAGAAGGCGACACCGTCCTGATGGTTGGTTTCGGCGGTGGCTTAACTTGGGGCGCATCTGTATTGATTTGGTAATAAGCTAAGACCGTTATACGGGAAGGAGTTCATACTTATGGGTAAAATTGCATTTGTCTTTCCCGGTCAGGGAGCGCAAGCAGTTGGAATGGGTAAGGATGTTTATGATGCTCTTCCAAACAGCCGAGCAGTGTTCGAGAAAGGGGATGAAGTTCTCGGATTTCCGCTGAGCAAGCTGATTTTTGAAGGACCGGACAGTGAGCTGAAACAGACTGTGAACACGCAGCCAGCGCTTCTTACAGCTAGCGTTGCTTATCTTGAAGCTCTACGTGAACAAGATTTGAAGCCTGATTATGTTGCCGGTCATAGCCTTGGTGAATACAGCGCGCTAGTAGCAGCGGGTGTATTGTCATATGAAGATGCTGTAACACTTGTACGCTTAAGAGGCCGTTTCATGGAAGAAGCTGTTCCAGGGGGCCAAGGTGCAATGGCGGCAGTGCTTGGTGCGGAACGTGAAGCACTGGCTGTATTATGCCAAAATGTATCTGATGAAAGTGGTGTTGTAGAGCTGGCTAACGTCAACTGTCCGGGTCAGATCGTTGTTTCCGGATCTCAGGAAGGCGTTAATGGTGTTGTGCAGCGTGTTAAAGAAGCAGGTGGTAAGCGTGCGATTCCGCTAGAAGTAAGTGGACCTTTTCACTCTTCTATGATGAGAGCTGCTGCGGATCGTTTGGCAGAAGAGTTGAAGAAAGTAACCTTCAATACTCCAAATGTGCCTGTCATCGTTAATGTCACTGCGTCACCGGTAACAGATCCCGAAGAAATTCGCGAACTGCTTGTTCGTCAGGTGTATTCTCCTGTGCTTTGGCAGGACAGTATTGAATGGTTGATTGCAGATGGTGTAGATACTTTTGTTGAGATTGGTTCTGGCAGTGTTCTGGCTGGTCTAATCCGCAAAATAGACAAAACAGTCAAAGTAATCAACATTAATACACTTGAAAGTGTCCAAACTGTTTTGTAAGAAATGGTTTAACATTTAGCCAACAGCATCATGATTGAAAGGGGATTAAACTATGTTCTCAGCATTGCGGGGCCAGACAGCCCTTGTAACTGGCGGCTCACGTGGCATTGGTCGCAGCATCGCACTTGCTCTTGCAGAACACGGCGTAAAGGTTGCCGTGAACTATGCAGGGAGTGAAGCTGCGGCACACGAGACTGTGGCTCGTATTGCCGAGCTTGGCTCGGAGGGGATTGCGCTCCGTGGAGATGTCGGCAATAGTGAACAGGCCGAGAGCCTTGTGAAAGAGGTTCTTAATACCTGGGGACGTATTGACATTGTTGTCAATAATGCCGGCATTACTAGGGATAACTTGATTATGCGCATGAAAGAGGAAGAGTTCGATCAAGTGATTGAGACGAATCTGAAAGGTGTGTTTAACTGTCTTAAGGCAGCTACACGTCCGATGATGAAACAGCGCTACGGTCGAATCATTAATATTTCCTCGGTTGTGGGTGTAACAGGTAACCCTGGTCAGGCTAATTACTCTGCAGCAAAGGCCGGTGTCATCGGTCTAACCAAAGCTGCCGCTCGTGAGCTCTCTTCACGGGGCATCACTGTTAACTGTATCGCTCCTGGGTTTATTGATACAGATATGACGCGTGAGCTCTCTGATGAGGTTCGCAGTGAGCTAGAGAAGGGCATTCCACTAGCTCGCCTTGGGCGTCCGGAAGAGATAGCTATGGCAGTTGTTTTCCTGGCTTCTGAAGGCGCCGCTTATATGACCGGCCAGACACTACACGTGGATGGCGGGATGTATATGTAACTCTCCGTCAAAAATATAAGAAAGTATAAGTTTCACACTATACTTTATCCTTATATATCTCGCATAAACACTTACAGTTCTTATTAGGACACCGATGAATGTTTATGCTTGGGAGAAATTACACTGTTTTAAAGATGAAATGTGAGGGATCAGGAAAGCGTTTTTTGCGGTCTATGGTATTTTGACCTCATATCTCGTATAATACCAAAAGAGGAGGTGAACCGGATGTCCGATGTATTAGAGCGTGTAAAACGCATTGTCATCGACCGCTTAGGTGCCGATGAAGCTGAGGTAACATTAGAAGCGTCTTTCAAAGATGATTTAGGTGCTGATTCTCTTGATGTAGTAGAATTGGTTATGGAATTGGAAGATGAATTCGACATGGAAATCTCTGATGAAGATGCAGAGACCATTACGACCGTGGGTGAAGTTGTGAAGTACATACAATCTCATACCTAGAGTCATATGATTGAGAGTCCCGTTCCTACTTGGGCGGGACTTCTCCTCATTTATACAGCATTAAAATGTATTAAGGGTTGCCATGTGCAGCTTTATAGGGATTATAACAGAGCCGCAGAAGCGTTAATGAATGCGGTGACCGCTGTTCATATAGTAGTAATAATTCGCAGTATATAAGTTCTGAATATAATGTATACAGCCTATAGATGGGGTGATTGTGTTTGAGTCATAGAGTGGTTGTAACCGGGATGGGCGTAATTACGTCACTGGGGAAAGACTTGGAGACGTTCTGGGATAATCTGATGAGCGGTAAATCAGGTGTATCGATGGTTGAAGCCTTTGATGTCAGTGAATATACTACGCAAATTGCTTCGTCAGTTAAAGACTTTGATCCTGAGGCGCTTTTTGGCCGCAAGGAAGCCCGCAAAATGGACCGTTTTGTACAATTTGCAGTGGCTGCCGGTGAAGATGCGTTGAGAGATAGCGGACT
This Paenibacillus sp. FSL R5-0345 DNA region includes the following protein-coding sequences:
- the plsX gene encoding phosphate acyltransferase PlsX, encoding MLIAIDAMGGDNAPECNVEGALSAAAEWKDTQIVLVGDEARLEPLLRDKPSNLTIRHAGDVIGSDEEPVKAVRRKKDSSMVVAGRMVREGEADAMISSGNTGALMTTGLLVVGRMQGIERPALAPMIPTLDDVGVLALDLGANMDAKPEHLVQYALMGTIYRNKVHGIAKPRVGLLNVGTEPGKGNELTKVAYPLLENLPGIHFIGNVEARDVLTGNCDVLVCDGFAGNILLKSLEGTAGALFSLLKEQFSRSLKTKLGAAMLMPELRALKGKMDYKEHGGAPLLGLSGLVVKGHGSSDGNAVKNAVRQARIALQAELVPSISKEISGK
- a CDS encoding beta-ketoacyl-ACP synthase III → MRQLRPVGIIGTGKYVPEKILTNSDLEKIVETNDEWIVSRTGIRERHIAAPHEATSDLAYEAALKALDSAGMKAEDLDLIIIATVTPDSAFPSTACILQDKLGAKGAAAFDLSAACSGFVYSLATAVGFIQNGMYNNALIIGADTLSRITDYTDRNTCVLFGDGAGAVIIGEVPEGRGFQSFDLGAEGSGGNLLKLEAGGSRLPASQQTVEDKKHFIYMNGREVFKFAVRVMGSATERVLTKAGLGKEDIDLFVPHQANIRIIQSAMQRLDLPPEKCVINVDKYANTSAASIPLALVEAAEEGRMKEGDTVLMVGFGGGLTWGASVLIW
- the fabD gene encoding ACP S-malonyltransferase — encoded protein: MGKIAFVFPGQGAQAVGMGKDVYDALPNSRAVFEKGDEVLGFPLSKLIFEGPDSELKQTVNTQPALLTASVAYLEALREQDLKPDYVAGHSLGEYSALVAAGVLSYEDAVTLVRLRGRFMEEAVPGGQGAMAAVLGAEREALAVLCQNVSDESGVVELANVNCPGQIVVSGSQEGVNGVVQRVKEAGGKRAIPLEVSGPFHSSMMRAAADRLAEELKKVTFNTPNVPVIVNVTASPVTDPEEIRELLVRQVYSPVLWQDSIEWLIADGVDTFVEIGSGSVLAGLIRKIDKTVKVININTLESVQTVL
- the fabG gene encoding 3-oxoacyl-[acyl-carrier-protein] reductase codes for the protein MFSALRGQTALVTGGSRGIGRSIALALAEHGVKVAVNYAGSEAAAHETVARIAELGSEGIALRGDVGNSEQAESLVKEVLNTWGRIDIVVNNAGITRDNLIMRMKEEEFDQVIETNLKGVFNCLKAATRPMMKQRYGRIINISSVVGVTGNPGQANYSAAKAGVIGLTKAAARELSSRGITVNCIAPGFIDTDMTRELSDEVRSELEKGIPLARLGRPEEIAMAVVFLASEGAAYMTGQTLHVDGGMYM
- a CDS encoding acyl carrier protein gives rise to the protein MSDVLERVKRIVIDRLGADEAEVTLEASFKDDLGADSLDVVELVMELEDEFDMEISDEDAETITTVGEVVKYIQSHT